Proteins encoded together in one Chitinophaga varians window:
- a CDS encoding methyltransferase domain-containing protein — MIWDADLYKTKHAFVFEYGNSLIGDWLQPQAGETVLDLGCGTGELTAQLGATGALVTGIDASPEMIATARQSFPEVAFEVGDATNFSLPQQFDAVFSNATLHWVREKEKAINRMYTHLKKGGRLVIEMGGKGNVDSILRTLDRVMQAKGYHYAPFWYFPSPGEYATLLENAGFRVERVHFFDRPTKLADPEKGIVDWLEMFGNHFFANIPENDKQAILQQVQQELRPQVTRDGQLYADYVRLRVAATKI, encoded by the coding sequence ATGATTTGGGACGCCGACTTATATAAAACAAAACACGCCTTCGTGTTTGAATATGGCAACAGCCTGATCGGTGACTGGTTGCAACCACAGGCAGGGGAAACTGTCCTTGACCTGGGCTGCGGTACCGGAGAACTCACCGCCCAACTGGGGGCCACCGGCGCCCTGGTCACCGGTATCGATGCTTCGCCCGAAATGATTGCCACCGCAAGGCAGTCATTCCCGGAAGTGGCCTTTGAAGTGGGCGACGCTACCAATTTCTCGCTGCCGCAACAGTTTGATGCTGTTTTCTCCAACGCCACCCTGCACTGGGTACGGGAAAAAGAAAAGGCCATCAACCGAATGTACACGCATCTGAAGAAAGGCGGCCGCCTGGTCATCGAAATGGGAGGCAAAGGAAATGTGGACAGCATCCTGCGCACACTCGACAGGGTAATGCAGGCCAAAGGCTACCACTACGCACCTTTCTGGTATTTCCCTTCCCCCGGCGAATACGCTACCCTGCTGGAAAACGCCGGCTTCCGCGTGGAGAGGGTCCATTTCTTTGACCGTCCCACTAAACTGGCCGATCCTGAAAAAGGCATCGTCGATTGGCTGGAGATGTTCGGCAATCACTTCTTTGCCAACATTCCGGAAAATGATAAACAGGCTATCCTGCAACAGGTGCAGCAGGAGCTGCGCCCGCAGGTGACCCGCGACGGACAGCTCTATGCAGATTATGTGAGACTGCGCGTAGCCGCTACAAAAATCTAA
- a CDS encoding NADPH-dependent FMN reductase — MSVEKKYHFIAFCGSLRKGSYNEMALKAMQMLAPSHITIEQVFYDHIPMYNADVHTELLEQVVPLAEKIQASDGVIFVSPEYNYSVPGGLKNVIDVLSRHPDKPFNEKAVAILGASQGNVGTARMQYHLRQVMVFLNAHVVNKPEIMIANAQHKFDESGNLTDEFIRKQLPLMLESLATLSDRFPRGTQG; from the coding sequence ATGTCTGTCGAAAAAAAGTATCATTTTATTGCCTTCTGTGGCAGTCTCAGAAAAGGGTCCTACAACGAGATGGCTCTCAAAGCCATGCAAATGCTGGCACCGTCGCACATCACCATTGAGCAGGTGTTTTATGACCACATCCCTATGTATAACGCCGACGTACATACGGAACTGCTGGAACAGGTAGTGCCGCTGGCAGAGAAAATACAAGCCTCTGACGGCGTTATTTTTGTTTCACCGGAATATAACTACTCCGTTCCCGGTGGCCTGAAAAACGTGATAGACGTACTCTCCAGGCATCCAGACAAACCTTTCAACGAAAAAGCCGTGGCTATCCTGGGCGCCAGCCAGGGCAACGTAGGCACCGCCCGCATGCAGTACCATCTGCGGCAGGTAATGGTGTTCCTCAATGCCCATGTGGTGAACAAACCGGAAATCATGATTGCCAATGCGCAGCATAAGTTCGACGAATCAGGCAACCTGACAGATGAATTTATCCGCAAACAATTACCGCTGATGCTGGAATCGCTGGCAACACTGAGTGATCGTTTTCCCCGCGGTACCCAGGGCTGA
- a CDS encoding ribonucleoside-diphosphate reductase subunit alpha: protein MFVIKRDGRKEAVKFDKITARIEKLCYGFNTEYVDAIDVAKKVIQGLYDGVTTSELDNLAAETAASLTTKHPDYALLASRIAVSNLHKNTEKSFSKTMRKLYNYIDPKTGKNAALLSDEVWDIIEKNADILDSNIIYDRDFAFDYFGFKTLERSYLLKTDGRVVERPQHMFMRVSVGIHKEDIESAIKTYNLMSERWFTHATPTLFNAGTPKPQMSSCFLLTMQDDSIEGIYDTLKQTAKISQSAGGIGLSIHNIRATGSYISGTNGTSNGIIPMLRVFNDTARYVDQGGGKRKGAFAIYLEPWHADIFEFLDLRKNHGKEEMRARDLFYALWMPDLFMKRVEANGTWSLFCPHEAPGLHECWGEEFEALYEKYEQENRARKTVKAQDLWFAILDAQIETGTPYLLYKDSANRKSNQQNLGTIKSSNLCTEIIEYTDANEVAVCNLASLALPRFVNEGVFDHQKLFEVTYQATLNLNKIIDHNYYPVEEAERSNLRHRPIGLGVQGLADAFILMRYPFESDEAKKLNSEIFETIYFAGLTASNDLAKKDGHYETFPGSPASKGVLQFDMWGVTPSSRWNWDALKKSIIKDGIRNSLLLAPMPTASTSQILGNNECFEPYTSNIYTRRVLSGEFVVVNKHLLKDLVELGLWDNDMKTKIISANGSIQNINEIPANIKELYKTVWEIKQRSLIDMAADRGAFICQSQSLNLFVDTPTAAKLTSMHFYAWKKGLKTGMYYLRTQAATQAVQFTVEKQGGQQIQPVIAKGGDISIDDIPEGAVCTMEEGCVTCSA from the coding sequence ATGTTCGTAATCAAGAGAGATGGACGAAAAGAAGCAGTGAAGTTCGACAAAATCACTGCCCGTATCGAAAAACTGTGCTACGGTTTTAATACGGAATATGTAGACGCAATAGACGTGGCCAAGAAAGTGATCCAGGGTTTATATGACGGCGTAACTACTTCGGAGCTGGACAACCTGGCTGCTGAAACAGCGGCGTCCCTCACCACCAAACATCCGGACTACGCCCTGCTGGCCTCCCGCATAGCTGTAAGCAACCTGCATAAGAATACAGAAAAATCGTTCTCCAAAACGATGCGCAAACTGTATAACTACATTGATCCCAAAACCGGCAAGAACGCAGCCCTGCTGTCTGACGAAGTTTGGGATATCATCGAGAAAAATGCAGACATCCTTGACTCCAACATCATTTATGACCGCGATTTCGCCTTCGACTACTTCGGTTTCAAAACACTGGAGCGCTCTTACCTGCTGAAAACAGACGGTAGAGTGGTGGAACGCCCTCAACACATGTTCATGCGTGTGTCTGTAGGTATCCACAAAGAAGACATCGAATCCGCGATCAAAACATACAACCTGATGAGCGAGCGCTGGTTCACACACGCCACGCCTACCCTCTTCAACGCCGGCACACCGAAACCGCAGATGTCTTCCTGCTTCCTGCTCACCATGCAGGACGACAGCATCGAAGGTATCTACGACACCCTGAAACAGACCGCCAAGATCTCCCAGAGCGCCGGTGGTATCGGTCTCAGCATTCATAACATCCGGGCTACCGGTTCTTATATCAGCGGCACCAACGGTACCTCCAACGGTATCATCCCGATGCTGCGCGTATTCAACGACACTGCCCGTTATGTGGACCAGGGCGGCGGCAAACGCAAAGGCGCGTTCGCTATCTACCTGGAACCATGGCATGCCGATATCTTCGAATTCCTGGACCTGCGTAAAAACCATGGTAAAGAAGAAATGCGTGCCCGCGACCTCTTCTACGCCCTCTGGATGCCAGACCTGTTCATGAAACGCGTGGAAGCCAACGGCACCTGGTCACTCTTCTGCCCACACGAAGCACCCGGTCTGCACGAATGCTGGGGTGAAGAATTTGAAGCCCTGTACGAAAAATACGAACAGGAAAACCGCGCCCGCAAAACCGTGAAAGCACAGGACCTGTGGTTCGCTATCCTGGACGCCCAGATTGAAACCGGCACCCCTTACCTGCTGTATAAAGACTCCGCCAACCGCAAGTCCAACCAGCAGAACCTGGGCACCATCAAAAGCTCCAACCTCTGCACAGAGATCATCGAATATACTGACGCTAACGAAGTGGCCGTATGTAACCTCGCCTCTCTGGCGCTGCCACGCTTCGTGAACGAAGGCGTTTTTGACCATCAGAAACTGTTTGAAGTGACCTATCAGGCCACTTTGAACCTGAACAAAATCATCGACCACAACTACTATCCGGTAGAAGAGGCAGAACGCAGCAACCTGCGCCACCGCCCGATCGGCCTGGGCGTACAGGGCCTCGCTGATGCGTTTATCCTGATGCGTTATCCTTTCGAAAGCGATGAAGCTAAAAAACTGAACAGCGAAATATTTGAAACCATCTACTTCGCCGGTCTGACCGCTTCCAACGATCTCGCCAAAAAAGACGGTCACTACGAAACCTTCCCGGGCTCACCAGCCTCCAAAGGCGTGCTGCAGTTCGATATGTGGGGCGTAACACCATCTTCCCGCTGGAACTGGGACGCGCTGAAAAAATCCATCATTAAAGATGGTATCCGCAACTCCCTCCTGCTGGCTCCGATGCCGACCGCCTCTACTTCCCAAATCCTGGGCAACAACGAGTGCTTCGAGCCGTACACTTCCAACATCTACACCCGTCGCGTGCTGAGCGGTGAATTTGTGGTAGTGAACAAACACCTGCTGAAAGACCTCGTGGAACTGGGCCTGTGGGACAATGACATGAAAACAAAAATCATTTCCGCCAACGGTTCCATCCAGAATATCAACGAGATCCCGGCTAATATCAAAGAACTGTATAAAACAGTCTGGGAAATCAAACAACGCAGCCTGATAGACATGGCAGCCGACCGCGGCGCGTTCATCTGCCAGTCACAGTCGCTCAACCTGTTCGTAGACACTCCTACAGCCGCCAAGCTGACTTCCATGCACTTCTACGCCTGGAAAAAAGGCCTCAAAACCGGCATGTATTATCTGCGTACACAGGCAGCCACACAGGCGGTACAGTTTACCGTTGAAAAACAAGGCGGCCAGCAAATCCAACCTGTTATCGCCAAAGGCGGTGACATATCCATCGACGACATCCCCGAAGGGGCTGTATGCACCATGGAAGAAGGTTGCGTGACCTGCAGCGCCTGA
- the leuB gene encoding 3-isopropylmalate dehydrogenase, producing the protein MGVEKKILVIPGDGIGQEVTTWGQKVLTAIAANYHHQFTFEEGIMGHVAIEATGDPLPEETLQKAKNSDAILFGAIGHAKYDNDPTLKVRPEQGLLKIRKELGLYANLRPIKLFDELLEASSIKPEILRGSDILFFRELTGDVYFGEKKRTEDRNTASDLMIYHRYEVERIARKAYEAARSRRKKLCSVDKANVLEASRLWREVMQEVAKEYPDVETEHMFIDNAAMQLIKDPKRFDVVVTGNLFGDILTDEASQIAGSMGMLASASVGDTVGFYEPIHGSAHDIAGKGIANPLASILSAALMLDISFGLKTESQRVIKAVEATLRQGYRTMDIANKHTENEFIMGTDAMGAKVLENLN; encoded by the coding sequence ATGGGCGTAGAGAAGAAAATACTGGTAATACCCGGCGACGGCATAGGCCAGGAGGTAACCACCTGGGGACAGAAAGTACTGACTGCAATAGCTGCCAACTATCACCACCAATTCACGTTTGAAGAAGGTATCATGGGCCACGTAGCCATCGAAGCTACCGGCGACCCGCTGCCTGAAGAAACGCTGCAGAAGGCTAAAAACAGCGATGCTATCCTGTTTGGCGCCATAGGCCACGCGAAATATGACAACGATCCCACGCTGAAGGTAAGACCAGAGCAGGGGCTGTTGAAGATCCGCAAGGAACTGGGCCTGTACGCTAACCTACGCCCTATCAAACTGTTTGATGAACTGCTGGAAGCTTCCAGCATCAAACCGGAAATTCTCCGCGGCTCAGATATCCTCTTCTTCCGCGAGCTCACCGGCGACGTGTACTTCGGCGAAAAGAAAAGAACAGAAGACCGCAACACTGCTTCCGATCTGATGATCTATCATCGTTATGAAGTGGAGCGCATCGCACGTAAAGCATACGAGGCTGCCCGCTCCCGCCGCAAAAAGCTCTGCTCAGTGGACAAAGCCAACGTACTCGAGGCCAGCCGCCTGTGGAGAGAAGTGATGCAGGAAGTAGCAAAAGAATATCCCGACGTGGAAACAGAACATATGTTCATTGACAACGCCGCCATGCAGCTGATCAAAGACCCGAAACGTTTTGACGTGGTGGTAACAGGTAACCTCTTCGGTGATATCCTCACAGACGAGGCTTCCCAGATCGCCGGTTCTATGGGTATGCTGGCTTCTGCATCCGTAGGGGACACCGTAGGTTTCTATGAGCCTATCCACGGCTCTGCACATGATATCGCCGGTAAAGGCATCGCCAACCCGCTGGCGTCCATCCTGTCTGCCGCCCTTATGCTGGACATTTCCTTCGGCCTCAAAACCGAATCACAACGCGTGATCAAAGCAGTGGAAGCTACGCTCCGCCAGGGCTACAGGACCATGGACATCGCCAACAAACATACCGAGAACGAATTCATCATGGGTACAGATGCCATGGGCGCCAAAGTGTTGGAAAACCTGAACTAA
- a CDS encoding ATP-binding cassette domain-containing protein, translated as MSEPVIVLHAVKKNYQSVPILDIPHLELPAGIYWLQGENGAGKTTCMKVMAGLIPFKGEIRLRGDVSSKDHPVAFRRLINYAEAEPFYPAFLTGRDLLELYLGTKGGDRQLIAEIAERMGVHIFVNNPVSTYSSGMLKKLSLLLAFTGNPAVILLDEPLITIDTRTLAIMYDLVRTRHAAGVTFLITSHQPLDPEEVTITGTLRIAEKNITLN; from the coding sequence ATGTCCGAACCGGTTATAGTCCTTCATGCTGTCAAAAAAAATTACCAGAGTGTACCCATTCTGGATATCCCCCATCTGGAATTGCCGGCCGGCATATACTGGCTACAAGGTGAAAACGGCGCCGGCAAAACCACCTGTATGAAAGTAATGGCCGGCCTCATACCCTTCAAAGGGGAAATCCGGCTTCGTGGGGATGTCAGCAGCAAAGACCATCCGGTGGCCTTTCGCCGGCTGATCAACTACGCTGAGGCGGAACCGTTCTACCCGGCTTTCCTCACCGGCCGCGATCTGCTGGAGCTCTACCTCGGCACCAAAGGGGGCGACCGCCAACTGATCGCTGAAATAGCCGAACGAATGGGTGTGCATATCTTTGTCAATAACCCGGTGAGCACCTATTCCAGCGGCATGCTCAAAAAATTGTCGCTGCTGCTGGCCTTTACGGGCAACCCGGCGGTGATACTGCTCGATGAGCCCCTCATCACTATCGATACCCGCACGCTGGCGATCATGTACGACCTGGTCCGCACCCGCCATGCTGCCGGCGTTACCTTCCTTATCACCTCCCACCAGCCGCTGGACCCGGAAGAGGTCACCATCACAGGCACTCTTCGGATCGCGGAAAAAAATATTACGCTCAATTAA
- the leuC gene encoding 3-isopropylmalate dehydratase large subunit gives MGKTLFDKIWDSHIVMSKPEHPDAVYINTHFIHEVTSPQAFDGLRKRGIPVFRPQKTRATADHNVPTLDQHLPIKEALSRHQVEMLTKNTAEFGVELYGLGHPYQGIVHVIGPELGITLPGMTIVCGDSHTSTHGAFGAVAFGIGTSEVEQVLATQCILQYKPKRMKIEVNGSLKKGVLSKDIILYIISKISASGATGYFVEYAGDAIRNLSMEARMTICNMSIEMGARGGLIAPDDITFDYIKGRQFAPQGADWDKALAYWKTLYSDNDAQFDKVLTFDAADIEPQITYGTNPGMGMGVTQHIPALDQVEEKERPSFKKSLEYMDLEPGSALLGKKIDYVFIGSCTNSRIEDLRLVADYVKGKRKADDVVVWIVPGSKQVEAQAKEEGIDKVFAAAGFQLREPGCSACLAMNEDKVPAGMYCISTSNRNFEGRQGPNARTFLASPLTAAAAALTGRVTDVRDNF, from the coding sequence ATGGGAAAAACGTTATTTGATAAGATCTGGGACAGCCATATCGTGATGAGTAAGCCGGAACATCCGGACGCTGTGTATATCAACACGCACTTTATCCATGAAGTAACGAGCCCGCAGGCATTCGACGGCCTTCGCAAACGTGGCATCCCGGTATTCCGCCCACAGAAGACCAGGGCTACCGCCGACCACAACGTACCTACGCTGGACCAGCACCTGCCGATCAAGGAGGCCCTGAGCCGCCACCAGGTGGAGATGCTCACCAAAAACACAGCGGAATTCGGGGTGGAGCTGTACGGTCTCGGTCATCCCTATCAGGGAATCGTACACGTGATCGGTCCGGAGCTGGGCATCACCCTGCCAGGCATGACCATCGTGTGCGGTGACAGCCATACCAGCACCCACGGTGCCTTCGGCGCCGTAGCCTTCGGTATCGGCACCTCCGAAGTGGAGCAGGTACTGGCCACCCAGTGTATCCTGCAATACAAGCCTAAACGCATGAAAATAGAGGTGAACGGCTCCCTGAAAAAAGGTGTGCTGTCTAAAGACATCATCCTCTACATCATCTCCAAAATATCCGCTTCCGGCGCTACCGGCTATTTCGTGGAATATGCCGGCGACGCTATCCGCAACCTCAGCATGGAAGCCCGTATGACCATCTGCAACATGAGCATCGAAATGGGCGCCCGCGGCGGCCTCATCGCTCCGGATGATATTACGTTCGACTATATTAAAGGACGCCAGTTCGCGCCACAGGGCGCCGACTGGGACAAAGCGCTCGCTTACTGGAAAACACTCTATTCCGATAACGACGCCCAGTTCGATAAAGTGCTCACCTTCGACGCTGCCGACATCGAACCTCAGATCACCTACGGCACCAACCCCGGCATGGGCATGGGCGTTACCCAGCATATCCCGGCACTGGACCAGGTGGAGGAAAAAGAAAGACCTTCTTTCAAAAAATCACTGGAATACATGGACCTGGAACCAGGCAGCGCGCTGCTCGGCAAAAAAATAGACTATGTGTTTATCGGTAGCTGCACCAACTCCCGTATCGAAGACCTCCGTCTGGTGGCCGACTACGTGAAAGGCAAACGCAAAGCCGATGATGTGGTGGTATGGATCGTGCCCGGCTCCAAACAGGTGGAGGCACAGGCCAAAGAAGAAGGTATCGACAAAGTGTTTGCAGCAGCTGGTTTCCAGCTCCGTGAACCTGGATGCTCCGCCTGCCTCGCCATGAACGAAGACAAAGTGCCTGCCGGCATGTATTGCATCTCTACGTCCAACCGCAACTTCGAAGGCCGCCAGGGCCCTAACGCCCGCACCTTCCTGGCCAGCCCGCTTACCGCTGCCGCTGCTGCTCTCACAGGCCGCGTGACAGACGTCAGAGACAATTTCTAA
- a CDS encoding ribonucleoside-diphosphate reductase small subunit has product MSNENEILLKENKDRFVLLPIKYPRIWEQYKKHEASFWTAEEIDLSADMKDWASMNDGERHFISHVLAFFAASDGIVNENLAVNFMSEVQIPEARCFYGFQIMMENIHSETYALLIDTYIKDAAEKDRLFHAIDTVPAVKKKAEWALRWIENGTFAERLVAFAAVEGIFFSGSFCSIFWLKKRGLMPGLTFSNELISRDEGLHCEFACLLYSMLENKLSEEQVHTIIRDAVSYEKEFITEALPVALIGMNSDLMSQYIEFVADRWLSELGYTKIYNASNPFDFMEMISLQGKTNFFEKRVGDYQKSGVMGGSKEAQTFSLEEDF; this is encoded by the coding sequence ATGAGTAACGAGAATGAAATTCTTTTAAAAGAGAACAAGGACCGTTTTGTCTTATTACCGATCAAATATCCCAGGATATGGGAGCAGTATAAGAAACATGAAGCGAGTTTTTGGACGGCCGAAGAGATAGACCTGAGTGCAGACATGAAAGACTGGGCCAGCATGAATGACGGCGAGCGCCACTTTATATCCCACGTACTTGCATTTTTTGCCGCCAGCGACGGAATCGTGAATGAGAACCTGGCCGTAAATTTCATGAGTGAAGTACAGATCCCGGAAGCCCGTTGTTTCTACGGTTTCCAGATCATGATGGAAAATATTCACTCCGAAACATATGCCCTGCTGATTGACACCTATATCAAAGACGCGGCAGAAAAAGACCGGCTGTTCCACGCCATCGACACAGTACCTGCGGTGAAGAAAAAGGCGGAATGGGCGCTGCGCTGGATCGAGAACGGCACCTTCGCGGAACGCCTGGTGGCATTTGCAGCGGTAGAAGGCATCTTCTTCAGCGGCAGCTTCTGTTCCATCTTCTGGCTGAAGAAAAGAGGACTGATGCCAGGCCTGACCTTCTCTAACGAGCTGATCAGCCGTGACGAAGGACTGCACTGCGAATTTGCCTGCCTGTTATACAGCATGCTGGAAAATAAACTCAGCGAAGAACAGGTACACACCATCATCCGCGATGCGGTGAGCTACGAAAAAGAATTCATTACCGAAGCCTTACCGGTAGCCCTGATTGGCATGAACTCCGACCTGATGTCCCAGTACATCGAGTTTGTGGCCGACAGATGGTTGTCCGAGCTGGGCTATACCAAAATATACAACGCGTCCAATCCTTTTGACTTCATGGAAATGATTTCATTGCAGGGCAAGACCAATTTCTTTGAGAAACGTGTGGGTGACTATCAGAAGTCAGGCGTAATGGGCGGCAGCAAAGAAGCGCAGACCTTCAGCCTGGAAGAAGACTTTTAA
- the leuD gene encoding 3-isopropylmalate dehydratase small subunit codes for MSKIFQHLVSSAVPVPIENIDTDQIIPARFLKATTREGFGENLFRDWRFDANNQPKADFVLNNPLYSGKILVAGKNFGCGSSREHAAWAIGDYGFKVVVSSFFADIFKNNALNNFILPVQVSETFLDKVFKAIEADPKAELEVDLENQFIRIVASGEQESFDINAYKKTCLRNGYDDIDYLLSLRQDIEKYEGTRSFNF; via the coding sequence ATGAGTAAAATATTTCAACATCTTGTTTCATCTGCGGTACCTGTGCCCATTGAAAATATTGATACTGACCAGATCATCCCGGCCCGCTTCCTGAAAGCTACCACCCGCGAAGGTTTTGGTGAAAATCTGTTCCGTGACTGGCGTTTCGATGCCAACAATCAGCCTAAAGCTGATTTTGTGCTCAACAATCCCCTGTACAGCGGTAAAATCCTGGTAGCCGGTAAAAACTTCGGCTGCGGCTCCTCCCGTGAGCACGCGGCATGGGCCATCGGCGACTACGGGTTTAAAGTGGTGGTGAGCAGCTTCTTCGCGGATATCTTCAAAAACAATGCGCTCAATAATTTCATCCTGCCGGTACAGGTCAGCGAAACCTTCCTCGACAAGGTGTTCAAAGCCATCGAAGCAGATCCGAAAGCGGAGCTGGAAGTAGACCTGGAAAACCAGTTTATCCGTATCGTGGCCAGCGGCGAACAGGAAAGCTTCGATATCAATGCTTACAAAAAAACATGTCTGCGTAATGGTTACGATGATATCGACTATCTCCTGAGCCTCCGTCAGGACATCGAAAAATACGAAGGCACACGGTCATTTAATTTCTAA
- a CDS encoding 2-isopropylmalate synthase, with protein sequence MDKNRVYVFDTTLRDGEQVPGCQLTTVEKIIVAKKLEALGVDIIEAGFPISSPGDFQSVVEISKAVTEPVICALTRANTTDIDAAAEALRFAKRKRIHTGIGSSDIHIKHKFNSTREQIVERAFAAVKYARKFTDDVEFFAEDAGRADNAFLAQMIEAVIAAGATTVNIPDTNGYCLPDQYGAKIKYLTEHVSNIDKAIISVHCHNDLGLATANTIAGVMNGARQVECTINGIGERAGNTSLEEVAMILKTHHGLGYHTNINSKGIYEISTLVEKMMRMPVQANKAIVGRNAFAHSSGIHQDGVLKHRENYEILNPEDVGINSNAIILTARSGRHALKHHLERLGYKMDKINLDEVYQRFLEMADNKKEINDADLLQLMGDGDSKNYGDKAIKVTLLQVVCGDPLRPMATVKLRINGEDREASAAGNGPVNATINAIHAIIKDDIELDEFSIQAMHGGSEDVSKVNMRVKHNGQSFYGFGYSTDIVNASVHAYVDALNKIY encoded by the coding sequence ATGGATAAAAATCGTGTATACGTCTTTGATACCACCCTGCGTGATGGCGAACAGGTCCCTGGTTGCCAGCTGACTACTGTCGAAAAAATTATTGTAGCTAAAAAACTCGAAGCGCTCGGTGTAGATATCATTGAAGCCGGCTTCCCTATCTCCAGCCCCGGTGATTTCCAGAGCGTGGTGGAAATATCCAAAGCAGTAACAGAGCCTGTTATCTGCGCCCTCACCCGTGCCAATACCACCGATATCGACGCTGCTGCGGAAGCCCTCCGTTTCGCTAAACGCAAGCGTATCCATACCGGTATCGGTTCTTCGGATATCCATATCAAACATAAATTCAACAGCACCCGCGAACAGATCGTGGAGCGCGCGTTTGCCGCCGTAAAATACGCCCGCAAATTCACGGACGACGTGGAGTTTTTTGCGGAAGATGCCGGTCGCGCAGATAACGCATTTCTCGCACAGATGATCGAAGCGGTGATCGCTGCCGGTGCCACCACCGTCAACATCCCCGACACCAACGGCTACTGCCTGCCCGACCAATACGGCGCTAAAATCAAATACCTGACAGAACACGTTTCCAATATCGATAAAGCCATTATCTCCGTTCACTGCCACAACGACCTCGGTCTGGCCACTGCCAACACCATCGCCGGTGTTATGAACGGTGCCCGCCAGGTGGAATGTACGATCAACGGTATCGGTGAACGCGCCGGTAACACTTCCCTCGAAGAAGTGGCCATGATCCTGAAAACACACCACGGACTGGGTTATCATACCAATATCAACTCTAAAGGCATCTACGAAATCAGCACGCTGGTGGAGAAAATGATGCGTATGCCGGTACAGGCCAACAAGGCTATCGTAGGCCGCAACGCTTTCGCGCACAGCTCCGGTATCCACCAGGATGGTGTGCTGAAACACCGCGAGAACTACGAAATCCTCAACCCGGAAGACGTAGGCATCAACTCCAACGCCATTATCCTCACCGCCCGCAGCGGCCGCCATGCCCTCAAGCATCACCTCGAGCGCCTCGGCTACAAAATGGATAAAATCAACCTCGACGAAGTGTACCAACGTTTCCTCGAAATGGCCGACAACAAAAAGGAAATCAACGACGCCGACCTGCTGCAGCTGATGGGCGATGGTGACAGCAAAAACTATGGCGACAAAGCCATTAAAGTGACCTTGTTGCAAGTAGTATGCGGTGATCCGCTGCGCCCGATGGCTACCGTGAAACTGCGTATCAACGGGGAAGACCGTGAAGCCAGTGCTGCCGGTAATGGCCCGGTAAACGCCACTATCAACGCTATTCACGCCATCATTAAAGATGATATTGAACTGGATGAATTCAGCATCCAGGCCATGCATGGCGGCAGCGAAGATGTAAGTAAAGTAAATATGCGTGTGAAACACAACGGCCAGTCCTTCTACGGTTTCGGTTACTCTACCGATATCGTGAATGCCTCTGTGCATGCCTATGTAGACGCGCTTAATAAGATATACTAA